Proteins from a single region of Gemmatimonadaceae bacterium:
- a CDS encoding CusA/CzcA family heavy metal efflux RND transporter produces MSTEAHPEIDESAEGPRRRPSRKAVPEHARDTKGAIHRLVGASLKQPLLVALLGFAIIGVGIWSFLRLPVDAYPDVSPPLVEITTQWPGHAAEEVERLITVPLEVAMNGLPGLTVTRSISLYGLSNVRVTFRDGTDPYFARQQVFERFGDADLPDGVSPGMSPLFSPSGLVYRYVLESADRSAMELKVLQDWVLEKAYKSVPGVADMSSLGGETMQYQVLVDPNKLAGAGLSVQNVADALGANNGNAGGGFYSEGGQFFYVRGLGRVVTLDDIGNIVLAVKNSAPILVRDIGDVVIGHAPRLGQFGYQTNNDAVEGVVLMRTGEQAQTVLKGVEAMTAKLNANVLPKDVKVHAFYDRSELIALTTRTVEDNLLRGIVLVVIVLIFFLYDVRSGLIVAVTIPLSLFFAFICLDLRHIPANLLSIGAIDFGIIVDGAVVMVENIHRHLARRHGTDYRLIEVIMDAASEVDRPIFYAIAVIVAAFLPIYALSGASGKLFEPMADTTIYALLGSLLFTLTVIPVLCMVALRGGVKERRNAAFEWIRDKYQGGLDWCLARTRLTIGVSVALFALSILIMFSLGGEFMPKLDEGALWVRATMPYTISFEESSRLVPQIRQILSSFSPVTVVASEHGRPDDGTDPTGFFNAEFYVGLKQYKDWTGPYKDKDELIDAIQRKLSAFPGITFNYTQPAEDAVDEALTGLKSSLDVKIFGTDLALLEGKGREIKRVLESVRGIDHVTLVQELGQPSLTITADRAKMARYGLNVSDLNGLIDAAVGGSAATQVVQGERTFDLVVRLQPQFRETPDEIGNILVTTASGAQIPLRQVADVQVANGASFIYRQDNSRYIGVQYSVEGRDLASAVREARGKVEQQVKMPTGYSIRWGGEYEEYTASRSQINVVLPLTVILIFAILFVLYHNFKFPFITVVGVILSAPLGGLVVLALTGTPLSVSSMIGFLALFGVSVQTAVVYISYANELRLEGFGIAEATRTAAVLRLRPIMMTALVAALGLLPAALSTGVGSDTQKPFALVIVGGLFSRLLISVFLMPVLYAVTAKEGDHLEV; encoded by the coding sequence GTGAGCACCGAGGCGCATCCCGAGATCGACGAAAGCGCTGAGGGCCCGCGTCGGCGTCCGTCTCGAAAGGCCGTTCCCGAGCACGCTCGCGATACCAAGGGCGCGATCCATCGCCTCGTCGGGGCCTCGCTGAAGCAGCCGCTCCTCGTGGCGCTGTTGGGCTTCGCGATCATCGGCGTCGGCATCTGGTCCTTCCTGCGATTGCCGGTCGATGCGTATCCCGACGTGTCCCCGCCGCTGGTTGAGATCACGACTCAGTGGCCCGGCCACGCGGCCGAGGAAGTTGAGCGTTTGATCACGGTGCCGCTCGAGGTCGCGATGAACGGACTTCCAGGCCTCACGGTGACGCGCTCCATCTCGCTGTACGGACTGTCGAATGTCCGAGTCACTTTCCGCGACGGTACCGACCCGTACTTCGCGCGGCAGCAGGTATTCGAGCGATTTGGCGACGCCGATCTTCCTGACGGCGTGAGTCCGGGGATGTCTCCGCTCTTCTCGCCCTCGGGGCTCGTCTACCGATATGTGCTCGAGAGCGCGGACCGGAGCGCGATGGAGCTCAAGGTCCTGCAGGACTGGGTACTCGAGAAGGCGTACAAGTCAGTGCCCGGCGTCGCCGACATGTCGTCGCTCGGCGGTGAGACGATGCAGTACCAGGTGCTCGTCGATCCGAACAAGCTCGCCGGCGCGGGTCTCTCTGTGCAGAACGTCGCCGACGCGTTAGGCGCCAACAACGGGAACGCGGGCGGCGGCTTCTATTCCGAGGGCGGCCAATTCTTCTATGTGCGCGGGCTCGGCCGGGTCGTGACGTTGGACGACATCGGCAACATCGTGCTCGCGGTGAAGAACAGCGCTCCGATTCTCGTGCGGGATATCGGCGACGTTGTCATTGGCCATGCGCCGCGCCTGGGGCAGTTCGGCTATCAGACGAACAACGATGCCGTCGAAGGCGTTGTGCTCATGCGCACCGGCGAGCAAGCGCAGACGGTGCTCAAGGGCGTCGAGGCGATGACGGCGAAGCTGAATGCGAACGTGTTACCGAAGGACGTGAAGGTCCATGCTTTCTACGATCGCAGCGAGCTGATCGCGCTCACGACGCGCACGGTCGAGGACAATCTGCTGCGCGGCATCGTGCTGGTCGTCATCGTCCTCATCTTCTTCCTGTACGATGTGCGGTCGGGTTTGATCGTGGCCGTCACGATACCGCTGTCGCTCTTCTTTGCCTTCATCTGTCTCGACCTGCGTCATATACCGGCCAATCTCCTGTCGATCGGCGCCATCGATTTTGGCATCATCGTCGACGGCGCTGTGGTCATGGTCGAGAACATCCATCGACATCTCGCGCGGCGGCACGGCACGGACTACCGTCTGATCGAGGTCATCATGGATGCGGCGTCGGAGGTCGACCGGCCGATCTTCTACGCGATCGCGGTGATCGTCGCCGCGTTCCTGCCGATCTATGCTCTGTCGGGCGCTTCGGGCAAGCTGTTCGAACCGATGGCCGACACGACGATCTATGCGTTGCTTGGCTCGCTGCTCTTCACGCTGACGGTGATTCCCGTGCTCTGCATGGTCGCGTTACGGGGTGGCGTGAAAGAACGGCGCAACGCGGCATTCGAGTGGATTCGGGACAAATATCAGGGCGGCCTCGACTGGTGTCTGGCGCGCACTCGCCTAACGATTGGCGTTTCCGTTGCCTTGTTCGCTCTGTCGATCCTGATCATGTTCTCGCTCGGCGGTGAGTTCATGCCGAAGCTCGACGAGGGCGCCCTCTGGGTGCGCGCGACGATGCCCTACACGATCTCTTTCGAGGAGTCGTCGCGGCTCGTGCCGCAGATCCGGCAGATTCTGTCGTCCTTTTCGCCGGTGACGGTGGTTGCCTCGGAGCATGGCCGGCCCGATGACGGCACCGATCCGACGGGATTCTTCAACGCCGAGTTCTACGTCGGCCTTAAGCAATACAAGGACTGGACGGGTCCCTACAAGGACAAGGACGAGCTGATCGACGCGATCCAACGCAAGCTCTCGGCGTTCCCCGGAATCACGTTCAACTATACTCAGCCCGCGGAAGACGCGGTCGACGAGGCCCTCACGGGACTCAAGAGTTCTCTCGACGTGAAGATCTTCGGCACAGACCTCGCGTTGCTCGAGGGCAAGGGCCGCGAGATCAAGAGGGTGCTCGAGTCGGTGCGCGGCATCGATCATGTGACGCTCGTGCAAGAGCTCGGACAACCGAGCCTAACGATCACCGCCGATCGCGCGAAGATGGCGCGCTACGGCCTCAACGTCTCCGACCTCAACGGCCTGATCGACGCCGCCGTCGGCGGCTCGGCGGCCACGCAGGTCGTCCAAGGTGAGCGCACGTTCGATCTCGTCGTGCGGCTCCAGCCGCAGTTCCGCGAGACGCCGGACGAGATCGGGAACATTCTCGTCACGACGGCGAGCGGCGCGCAGATCCCGCTGCGTCAGGTGGCGGACGTGCAGGTCGCGAACGGCGCGTCGTTCATCTATCGCCAGGACAACTCGCGGTACATCGGTGTCCAGTACTCGGTCGAGGGCCGCGATCTGGCGAGCGCCGTGCGCGAGGCGCGAGGAAAGGTCGAGCAGCAGGTGAAGATGCCGACCGGTTATTCGATTCGTTGGGGCGGCGAATACGAGGAGTACACCGCGTCACGCAGCCAGATCAACGTTGTGCTGCCACTGACCGTGATTCTGATCTTCGCGATCCTGTTCGTGCTCTACCACAACTTCAAGTTCCCGTTCATTACGGTGGTCGGCGTGATCCTCTCCGCGCCGTTAGGCGGGCTGGTCGTGCTCGCGCTCACGGGGACGCCGCTTTCCGTGTCGTCGATGATCGGATTCCTGGCGCTATTCGGGGTCTCGGTGCAGACGGCGGTGGTCTACATCTCGTACGCGAACGAGTTGCGACTGGAAGGCTTCGGCATCGCCGAGGCGACGCGCACGGCGGCAGTGCTGCGGTTGCGGCCGATCATGATGACGGCACTCGTTGCCGCGTTAGGCTTGCTCCCGGCGGCCCTATCGACGGGCGTGGGATCCGATACGCAGAAGCCGTTCGCACTCGTGATCGTCGGTGGGTTATTCTCGCGATTACTCATCAGCGTGTTCCTGATGCCGGTCCTGTACGCGGTGACGGCGAAGGAGGGGGACCACCTCGAGGTCTGA
- a CDS encoding efflux RND transporter periplasmic adaptor subunit gives MRPRFILSQPQLLLLASLAACSSNGSAHPADSSNGRTGALALTPEQRARIHLVTVQNTPFRPTLEATGTVAFNGDRSTPVLSPISGPALQILVNPGAVVKKDDALATVSSPDFATAVASYRKAESAFRNLKRIADLDEQLFKNDAIARRDLEQAQTDASGAAADREAAIQQMRALGVQEPQIDAIRENKPTTEPLQATIRAPIDGTVVEKLISPGQLLQAGTTPCFTIADLSTMWVLANVFPSDVKDVTVGEPVDVITDASTSPLQGRVDYVAALVDPTSKAIGVRVLVPNLNHVLRRDMFVHVGIHANHEHTGLLVPTTSVLRDEENLPFVYVAAPNGSFERRRITLGSRVADRYEVASGIAPGDKVVSEGALFLQFAESQ, from the coding sequence ATGCGTCCCCGATTCATTCTGTCACAGCCGCAGCTGCTGCTCCTCGCTTCGCTGGCAGCCTGCTCGAGCAATGGCTCCGCTCATCCTGCGGATTCGTCGAATGGACGAACCGGCGCGCTCGCGCTGACGCCCGAGCAGCGAGCGCGAATTCACCTGGTGACGGTGCAGAACACGCCCTTCCGCCCGACGCTCGAGGCGACCGGGACCGTGGCCTTCAACGGCGATCGATCGACGCCGGTGCTCTCACCGATTTCCGGGCCGGCGCTCCAGATCCTCGTGAACCCCGGCGCCGTCGTGAAAAAGGACGACGCGCTGGCGACGGTGTCGTCGCCCGACTTCGCGACGGCGGTCGCGAGCTATCGCAAAGCCGAGAGCGCGTTTCGCAACTTGAAGCGCATCGCCGATCTCGATGAGCAGTTGTTCAAGAACGACGCGATCGCTCGGCGCGATCTCGAGCAGGCGCAGACCGATGCGTCGGGCGCGGCTGCGGATCGTGAGGCGGCCATCCAGCAGATGCGTGCGTTAGGCGTTCAGGAGCCGCAGATCGACGCGATCCGCGAAAACAAGCCGACGACGGAGCCGCTTCAAGCCACCATTCGCGCGCCCATCGATGGAACGGTCGTCGAGAAGCTGATCAGTCCCGGGCAGCTGCTGCAAGCGGGGACGACGCCGTGCTTCACGATCGCCGATCTCTCGACGATGTGGGTACTCGCGAACGTGTTTCCGTCGGACGTGAAGGACGTAACGGTCGGCGAGCCGGTGGATGTCATCACCGATGCGTCGACGTCGCCGCTCCAGGGGCGCGTCGATTATGTGGCCGCGCTCGTCGATCCAACGAGCAAGGCGATCGGAGTGCGCGTGCTCGTGCCGAACCTCAATCACGTGCTGCGGCGAGACATGTTCGTGCACGTCGGTATTCACGCCAATCACGAGCACACAGGATTGTTGGTCCCGACAACGTCGGTACTGCGCGACGAGGAGAACCTTCCGTTCGTGTACGTCGCCGCGCCGAACGGCTCGTTCGAACGGCGGCGGATCACGCTTGGCTCTCGCGTCGCCGACCGATACGAGGTGGCGTCCGGCATCGCTCCGGGCGACAAGGTCGTGTCCGAGGGCGCGCTCTTCCTTCAGTTTGCGGAGAGCCAGTGA
- a CDS encoding arsinothricin resistance N-acetyltransferase ArsN1 family B, whose protein sequence is MIRLAQPADASRVAAIYRPAVTEQATSFELDPPDASEMSTRIARTLDRFPWLVEDEDGRVVGYAYGGPHRARAAYQWSVEVSAYVAEDRQRRGIARSLYEALFRVLVLQGYRNAYAGITLPNAASKGFHRSLGFTPVGIFRSVGFKLDRWHDVGWFERPLVPRDDTPPPPPIPLAILATSPLLAAAIRGQPTPRFRQATPADVPAIRALIDASVRGLSEPLYTPQQIDSALRHLFGPDSQLIADGTYYVADIGDEVVACGGWSQRETLHGGDQAKHGDDPLIDPRVSPARLRAFFVHPRWSRRGIGRLLFHECSTAASAAGFRDLELTATLPGEQLYATLGFTVVERGAVKMPDGVELQTSRMRRSLADYSA, encoded by the coding sequence ATGATCCGCCTGGCACAGCCCGCAGATGCTTCGCGCGTTGCCGCGATCTATCGGCCCGCGGTCACCGAGCAAGCGACGTCCTTCGAGCTCGACCCGCCCGACGCCAGCGAGATGAGTACGCGGATCGCCAGGACGCTCGATCGCTTTCCATGGCTCGTCGAGGACGAGGATGGCCGCGTCGTCGGCTACGCGTACGGCGGCCCACATCGGGCTCGCGCTGCGTACCAATGGTCCGTCGAAGTGTCGGCGTACGTCGCCGAAGACAGGCAGCGGCGCGGCATCGCGCGCTCTCTCTACGAGGCGCTCTTTCGCGTGCTCGTCTTGCAGGGCTACCGCAACGCCTACGCTGGGATCACACTGCCCAACGCCGCGAGTAAAGGCTTCCATCGGAGCCTTGGCTTCACACCGGTTGGCATCTTCCGCAGCGTGGGATTCAAACTCGATCGATGGCACGACGTGGGGTGGTTCGAGCGACCGCTCGTCCCGCGCGACGACACGCCACCGCCGCCGCCGATTCCGCTCGCGATACTCGCGACGTCGCCTCTTCTCGCTGCCGCCATTCGCGGTCAGCCGACGCCTCGCTTTCGTCAGGCGACGCCTGCCGATGTGCCGGCGATCCGTGCCCTCATCGACGCGTCGGTGCGCGGCTTGAGTGAGCCACTCTATACGCCCCAACAAATCGACAGTGCGCTGCGCCACCTGTTCGGCCCGGACAGCCAGCTCATCGCCGATGGCACGTACTACGTCGCCGATATCGGCGACGAGGTCGTCGCCTGCGGCGGCTGGAGCCAGCGTGAGACATTGCACGGCGGCGATCAAGCAAAGCACGGCGACGATCCCCTGATCGATCCGCGCGTGTCGCCCGCGCGTCTCCGGGCGTTCTTCGTCCACCCGCGCTGGTCGCGGCGCGGGATCGGCCGGCTCCTATTTCACGAATGCTCAACAGCGGCGAGCGCCGCCGGTTTTCGCGACCTCGAGCTCACGGCGACGCTGCCTGGCGAGCAGCTGTACGCCACCCTCGGCTTCACCGTCGTGGAGCGCGGCGCCGTCAAGATGCCGGACGGCGTCGAGCTCCAGACATCGCGCATGCGGCGCTCGCTCGCCGATTACTCCGCCTGA
- a CDS encoding ABC transporter permease codes for MLSDLRSAARGLLRTPTVAIAGVLCLALGIGATAAISSAISRALFQSLPFREPARLVAVHRTTPHSGPLGTWPMSAPNYMDLARTTRRVEGLAAFGFGTALVTLPSEAIQASQVYVTGNFFNTLGARAALGRLIVPDDDHVGEAPVAVVSYEFWQSKLGAEPSIVGRTFPIDGLSTTIIGIAPPDFHVPHGFNVVRADLWMPIQFTAAQLADGQRRSNFLLVFGRLTTGATPMSAQAELQAIFGAIVAENPVLRGEDVRVAPLQAENVAAVRTPLLLLFGAVGMVLLIAATNVAALLLARGVQRRREIAVRTALGASRWATMRTAFVESLLITGLGVLIGLGLAVGGVRTIGALAGARIPQLAGLSVDARVILFAVGLSCVVALVCGVLPAWRSAAVDPADALRGGRGGGAGREQHRALRTLVVFEIALSLVLLIGAGLTLKGFAGLLGNDPGFETAHVLTLRVTTSPARYAKQPAALAFLEPALDAIRALPGVESAGSIDLMPYVNWGSNSNIRYEGQSKGDPTRLPIVEGRRVSPSFFSVTGQRLLAGRLLLPSDDAGPSAPPVVVVNQALVDRDLNGIDPIGKRFYLTDTTFATIVGVVSNIRNFGPVAPPAPEMYWTYLQNGQTSLFSLMIRVRRGDPAAIAPSVRAAIRSIDPTAAVASVLPMQDVIASSLGQPRFYLSLLGAFAVVALVLAIAGLYGVLSYAVAQRTRELGIRAALGSSAPALMRLMTVEGLRLVVTGLVLGSLGGVGLTQFISFALYGVSPLDATTWLLSVLLMFVAGLLATLVPALRATRVSPLIAIQAE; via the coding sequence ATGCTCTCCGACCTTCGTTCCGCCGCGCGCGGGCTGCTCCGCACCCCCACCGTTGCTATCGCCGGCGTGCTCTGTCTCGCGCTCGGCATCGGTGCCACCGCCGCCATCTCCAGCGCCATCAGCCGAGCACTCTTTCAGTCGCTCCCTTTCCGCGAGCCAGCCCGACTCGTCGCCGTCCATCGAACGACGCCGCATTCCGGGCCGCTCGGCACCTGGCCGATGTCGGCGCCGAACTACATGGACTTGGCGCGGACCACGCGGCGGGTCGAGGGATTGGCGGCGTTCGGTTTCGGGACGGCCCTCGTGACGCTTCCATCAGAGGCGATCCAGGCGAGCCAGGTGTACGTCACTGGCAACTTCTTCAACACCCTGGGCGCGCGCGCCGCACTCGGCCGTCTCATCGTTCCGGACGACGATCATGTCGGAGAGGCGCCGGTCGCGGTCGTGAGTTACGAGTTCTGGCAATCGAAGCTGGGCGCTGAGCCTTCGATCGTTGGTCGAACGTTTCCCATCGACGGTTTGTCGACGACGATCATTGGGATCGCTCCGCCGGATTTTCACGTGCCGCACGGATTCAACGTCGTGCGCGCGGACCTCTGGATGCCGATTCAGTTCACGGCGGCGCAGCTCGCCGACGGACAGCGCCGGAGCAACTTCCTGCTGGTATTCGGTCGCCTAACGACCGGTGCAACGCCGATGTCCGCACAGGCGGAGCTCCAGGCGATTTTCGGCGCCATCGTCGCGGAGAATCCGGTACTGCGCGGCGAAGACGTTCGCGTTGCTCCGTTACAAGCGGAGAACGTCGCGGCCGTGCGGACGCCGCTGCTCCTTCTGTTCGGTGCGGTCGGCATGGTGCTTCTGATTGCGGCGACGAACGTCGCGGCACTTCTGCTCGCGCGTGGCGTGCAGCGCCGTCGTGAGATCGCGGTTCGTACGGCACTCGGTGCGAGCCGCTGGGCGACCATGCGAACGGCGTTCGTTGAGAGTTTGCTCATCACGGGCCTCGGCGTGCTCATCGGACTGGGACTCGCCGTCGGCGGCGTGCGCACGATTGGAGCGCTGGCCGGCGCACGCATTCCGCAGCTCGCGGGCCTCAGTGTGGACGCACGCGTCATTCTCTTTGCGGTCGGGCTTTCATGTGTCGTCGCCCTGGTATGCGGCGTGCTGCCAGCCTGGCGCAGCGCTGCCGTCGATCCAGCGGACGCGCTGCGCGGCGGGCGCGGCGGCGGCGCGGGACGCGAGCAACATCGAGCACTGCGCACACTCGTCGTTTTCGAGATCGCGCTCTCACTCGTGCTGCTCATCGGCGCCGGGTTGACGCTCAAGGGATTCGCGGGGTTGCTCGGCAACGACCCGGGATTCGAGACGGCACACGTGCTCACCCTGCGTGTGACGACGTCGCCGGCTCGTTATGCAAAGCAGCCGGCGGCGCTCGCCTTTCTCGAGCCCGCGCTCGACGCCATTCGCGCCCTCCCGGGTGTCGAGAGCGCCGGGTCGATCGATCTGATGCCCTACGTCAATTGGGGCAGCAACTCGAACATTCGCTACGAAGGCCAGTCAAAAGGCGACCCCACGCGTTTGCCGATCGTCGAAGGGCGCCGCGTTTCGCCGAGCTTCTTCAGTGTGACCGGGCAGCGCCTGCTCGCGGGACGGCTCCTTCTACCCTCCGACGACGCCGGCCCGTCGGCGCCGCCCGTGGTCGTGGTGAATCAGGCACTCGTCGATCGCGACCTCAATGGGATCGACCCGATCGGCAAGCGGTTCTACCTGACCGACACGACGTTTGCGACAATCGTTGGCGTTGTTTCGAATATTCGCAACTTCGGCCCGGTCGCTCCGCCGGCTCCCGAGATGTACTGGACATATTTGCAAAACGGTCAGACGAGTCTCTTCTCGCTGATGATTCGCGTCCGTCGCGGCGACCCGGCGGCGATCGCGCCGTCGGTGCGCGCCGCGATCCGCTCGATCGACCCAACCGCGGCCGTCGCCAGCGTGCTTCCGATGCAGGACGTCATCGCCTCGAGCCTCGGTCAACCGCGGTTCTATCTCAGCCTCCTCGGCGCGTTCGCCGTGGTGGCGCTCGTGCTCGCGATCGCGGGACTTTACGGCGTGTTGAGCTACGCCGTGGCGCAGCGAACGCGCGAGCTGGGCATTCGTGCGGCACTCGGCAGCTCTGCTCCGGCTCTCATGAGGCTCATGACGGTCGAGGGGCTGCGTCTCGTGGTGACCGGCCTCGTCCTCGGGTCGTTAGGCGGCGTTGGGCTCACGCAGTTCATCAGCTTCGCCCTGTACGGAGTGAGTCCACTCGATGCGACAACCTGGCTGCTTTCCGTGTTGTTGATGTTCGTCGCCGGTCTGCTCGCGACCCTCGTTCCGGCGCTGCGTGCGACGCGCGTCAGTCCGCTGATCGCGATTCAGGCGGAGTAA
- a CDS encoding neutral zinc metallopeptidase encodes MRPTTAIRGGLVALALAVCGTRLDAEPSPTTSPTTDVTSQEVDASNQKIWAVYDALVSMWSADFKQIGEHFAAPGVARYRMRIRTPCGYLMPENAEYCAANNTIYFDDVFVAGQVKEAAQALGTDGDMAGLGIIAHEMGHAVAMQLGHSYRMSYDNEATADCLAGAFTLHAKGDGSLEQGDVEEAEFGMSSAGDPTPQLTGNDRVDQRILARMERVGHGTREQRVQNFKNGLTGGAGACLEEFRGQRT; translated from the coding sequence ATGAGACCAACAACGGCAATCCGTGGTGGTCTCGTCGCGCTCGCTTTGGCAGTTTGTGGAACCAGGCTCGACGCCGAGCCGAGCCCGACGACTTCGCCGACAACCGACGTCACCTCGCAGGAGGTCGACGCCTCGAATCAGAAGATCTGGGCGGTCTACGACGCGCTCGTGTCCATGTGGAGCGCGGACTTCAAGCAGATCGGTGAGCACTTCGCTGCGCCGGGCGTGGCGCGCTATCGCATGCGCATTCGTACGCCCTGCGGCTACCTCATGCCGGAGAATGCGGAGTACTGCGCCGCGAACAACACGATCTACTTCGACGACGTCTTCGTCGCGGGCCAGGTGAAGGAGGCAGCCCAGGCACTCGGGACCGACGGCGACATGGCCGGCCTGGGCATCATCGCGCACGAGATGGGACACGCGGTCGCGATGCAGCTTGGTCACAGCTATCGCATGTCGTACGACAACGAGGCGACGGCAGATTGTCTCGCGGGAGCGTTCACCCTGCACGCGAAGGGAGACGGATCACTCGAGCAGGGCGACGTCGAGGAGGCGGAGTTCGGGATGTCGAGCGCCGGCGATCCGACACCACAGCTCACGGGCAACGACCGGGTCGATCAACGCATTCTCGCGCGCATGGAGCGTGTCGGCCACGGCACGCGCGAGCAGCGAGTTCAGAACTTCAAAAACGGCCTGACTGGTGGTGCTGGGGCATGCCTGGAGGAATTCCGCGGACAGCGGACCTGA
- a CDS encoding alpha/beta hydrolase-fold protein — protein MRVLRAIALVGLFASTARAQNGGGSSPWVRDSLHSSKLNEERTLFIATPPNYSTSKQSYPVLVLLDADDQPQFAAAVANVAFLANRAAIPDMLIVGVVNGKDRSHDMTPPATGATAKNFPTAGGAKAFADFILDEVLPRVRSKYRTLPSTVLAGHSFGGLFALDVAASRPNTFSGIVAMSPSLWWNDSLPAREYATAIAKTPMTTRLFATSGGLEPPIAVTTKYFVSRLDSIKPATLAFASQYYPENTHGLTPEPSLVDGIRFVYEPISLARSPMQQLGPNSDSATIVKALTETEETYVRGARSLGLPDRFPEVQMNSWGYGLLQFFKMPKVAVWVFRKNVASYPDSPNVYDSLGDGLLALGDSAAARAQFRMARDVAVRVGQPVSKETLKKLDALEHPAATQAGKAKP, from the coding sequence ATGCGAGTCCTGCGCGCGATTGCTCTCGTCGGTCTCTTCGCCTCAACAGCACGTGCCCAGAACGGCGGCGGATCGTCACCCTGGGTTCGCGACTCACTCCATTCGTCGAAGCTGAACGAAGAGCGTACGCTCTTCATCGCCACGCCGCCTAACTACAGCACCTCCAAGCAGAGCTATCCGGTGCTCGTCCTGCTCGATGCGGACGACCAGCCCCAGTTCGCCGCTGCGGTCGCGAACGTGGCGTTTCTCGCGAATCGCGCGGCGATTCCAGATATGCTCATCGTCGGCGTCGTGAACGGCAAAGACCGATCGCACGACATGACCCCGCCCGCGACCGGCGCCACGGCCAAGAACTTTCCCACGGCTGGCGGCGCCAAGGCCTTCGCGGACTTCATCCTGGATGAAGTGTTGCCTCGCGTGCGGTCGAAGTACCGGACGTTGCCGTCGACGGTGCTCGCCGGTCACTCGTTCGGCGGTCTCTTCGCGCTCGACGTCGCCGCATCGCGACCGAACACCTTCAGTGGAATCGTCGCGATGAGTCCATCGCTCTGGTGGAACGACTCGCTTCCCGCGCGCGAGTACGCAACCGCGATTGCGAAGACGCCGATGACGACGCGGCTCTTTGCGACGAGCGGTGGACTCGAGCCGCCAATCGCCGTCACCACGAAGTACTTCGTGAGCCGGTTGGATTCGATCAAGCCGGCGACGCTTGCCTTCGCGTCGCAGTATTATCCGGAGAACACGCACGGCCTAACGCCGGAGCCGAGTCTGGTCGACGGTATCCGATTCGTCTACGAGCCCATCTCGCTTGCCCGCTCGCCGATGCAGCAGCTTGGCCCGAACAGTGATTCGGCCACCATCGTGAAGGCGCTGACCGAGACCGAAGAGACCTACGTGCGCGGCGCGAGGAGTCTCGGTCTGCCCGATCGTTTCCCCGAAGTGCAGATGAACAGCTGGGGCTATGGTCTCCTTCAGTTCTTCAAGATGCCGAAGGTCGCGGTGTGGGTCTTCCGCAAGAACGTCGCGAGCTATCCCGATTCGCCTAACGTCTACGACAGTTTGGGTGACGGCTTGCTCGCCCTCGGCGACAGCGCGGCTGCACGGGCGCAGTTCCGGATGGCGCGCGACGTGGCCGTGCGCGTCGGTCAGCCGGTGTCGAAGGAGACGTTGAAGAAGCTCGACGCGCTCGAGCACCCGGCGGCGACACAAGCTGGGAAGGCGAAGCCCTGA